tcttgtcattggaagtgcactttggagcgaggtgagtctcctatctaactttgtaagagggaattgtccccataggtgatgtAATCTAATAATTTGCCATTAaatatgggggctacgtacgcattaagtgacgagagtccgtgcgtagctactattatgcttagtccgggtagtttaggacccagaAGCATGCTTTATGAAGTATTCTTGCAACTATGTTTAATTTGGATTGCTTAAATCATGGTGATTATGATAAATGAGACTAGTTAAGAGGAACATGATCTTTCTTGGTCTTTTTAAAGAGAAGTTGATAACTCAGTGAGTAATTTCTCCCCAGTTATGTGTTATTGTCTGCTTGTTGCTGTGTTTAATTACATTGACCGCGTCGCAAGGTTGATTTGCGAGcgaggtaatagatgcatctatggttcgtgccgttcgaccctcgacagtgcacaatttacttttatgttgtatcaggtcgtacgacctcgacactACTTGCTCATGCTTTACTCAATATTATTCTATGACTTGAGTTTATTATTTTGTTCTGGAATGGGAGTTGCCAGCTGTGACATTATCTAGGAGAAGACTTTTTAGTTCTTGCTATACACtgctaattatttgttttatccaTGCTCAATATAATTCAtctctcatattatttgaccctagtaagtgtcaagtcgacttctcgtctctacttcttcgagattagacaggatacttactgggtacatactgtttatgtactcatactacacttctgtacttaatgtAAAGGATCTGAGGCGGGTTCATCTGGCTATCAGACCGGTGCGTGTCCCTGATCAtagtccgagacttccacggCGAGCTGCTTCCCTTCCTGTGCCGATCAACAGCTGGATGGAGTCTTCCTTACTTTTgactgtctattctgtttcagacagtagggtagatatattattttgtatattctactagttgcttacaacttgtgacaccaggtcttgacacacacattagtagacgttTCTTTTGGATCGTATAATTATTAATGAATGTTGCATATTATCACCAGCTTTTAATTGCAGATTAAAAAAAATGTTGTAACTGTTTtgggtaagtaaaataagaattcactaatatttccgcgttggcttgcctgacaacggtgttgggcgccatcatgacctattatgaaaaatgggtcgtgacatagacgatacacaattcaaatagaattggtttaatatgaaagacatgttgttttggacatgtagttcaaacacttgaaagtataaagtcaataatatgtgcaatcagttttcgatatcttatttgtctagcatgacatgaaaacttgatatgcatcaaattaaagtctattatatgacttatacgacaatccttgaaggatttaaattgtttaaaacatatacaattcttgatctTGAAGTACCACATCTTCAGTGCAATTTGTACACAAATGTATCTTGCTATATTTACAAGCATGATGATATGATAGCAAGAGTTTTTGCCCCTATGTGATGATATTGAAATGACGATTCCAACAAAATCATATGAAGGCAATTCAtctctatcaagaatgatgatttcaaggtgcaaaatattcattcaagttaatatggctgatttattTATCAAATCTTTATCAACGATCtcttgaagatggtgcacaagattggaatgtgaaggctcaaggatgtgaattgatgctctcattagGGGGAGTTAAtgcacgttgcactctttttcccttgtaAAGTTTTGTCCCATTGGATTTTCcttgcaagatttttaatgagacAACCAAAAGtcatattgttagatatgtgtactctttctccttctctagaatttttttcccattgggttttattttagttaaggttttagcgaggcacattatctgttgaatagacattcaaagggagtgttataaatagaattctatttaaggtgaatgtctatattctagagagattctagggtttgttacttggtggctaagtcactttttctTTCTAAATAGAGGAATTTTATTCCATTATAATTTATCCTAAATCAATAAAaattctctctccctacttttctaAGCAATaccttcttcttttattgtttcataacatgTTAGAATTAATTATCCAATATAATCAACCCTCTTTCTATTTTGGAACGTCTAATTAAAAGATCATAATAATTCAATGTCTCTCTTGGTAATAAAAGGTGAATATATTAATACTTGCCTAGTTAGAGCGCGGCATTATATTGTGCACTTTCTATTTTGGAACATACCATTAAGATCATAATTCAATTTCTTGGTAATAAAAGAAGATATTACAACTCTTGCTTAGCTAGAGCGCGGCAATTTCttagagagagagtgtgtgtgtgagagagagagggggggatCAGAGGGGTAAGAGGAAAGGAGAAAGAAGAGTACTAGAGAGTCGGTCTAGGAAGGGAAAAATGAGGAGTGGACCGAAAGTTTTGGCGATAAATTTGATGGAATAAATGTGAGAAATAGCATTTTTATAGGAAGCTTTAGATTTgcaatttaaacttttaaattttcttGAAATGTTGGTTCCCTTTTTAATGATCTGATCTGTCTCTCAGACAACTTTAAACAACTGGTTATGAGAAAAATCCGAACTTTTCAGATACTCTTCCTTTTTCTCCTTTAAACCTGCTCTTTATAGCTTTCAACACTAAATCTTTGTACATTTTTATGTAAATGAATTCCATATATATTGAAAAAGATGCAATCTTTGCTGAATTATGGGTGTTATTTAAGTTGCAGATCTTGACTTGATGACATACAAGATTTCATGTAACGTACAAAtggggaattgggtttttttttcctttaaatttgGCTTCTTTCtgattttcttgaattttttCCATCTGGGGTTCTTTCAAAACCCTTAGATTATCTGTATCTTAAAGAGTAACATGGGTTACATAGTCTATAAATATTTGCCCTTTAGGTTTTACTTGagtattatataatatatagttTTCTTGATATATGATGCATAGGACTATAATGGCTATAGAGGAACATACTCATAGGTATAGTAATAGCAGTGGGggtggtggtgggggtggtggtGTTAGTAGTAGAGCCTCAAAAAAGTTGAAGCAAAAAAAAGTCCCACAAAGAGGACTTGGTGTTGCTCAACTTGAGAGGATGttagaagaacaacataaaaaAGATTCAATTTTGACACCAAATTTAGTGCATTCAACCAATACTATGTCCAAAAACTTAGCAGTTGAATGTCCTACTTTTAGGCCTACAATCAACCCTTCTTCAATCCCTTTACCACCACCATTAAAAATGGATCTACGAACTTCGAAAAGTTGTGTCTTTAGACCAAATCCATCTGGTCCTGTTATTGATGGTTTTCGTCCTAAGACTTTACAATCATCAAAACCATTGAACAGGAGTGGATGTGAGTTAAGTTGGTCCTCTGTTTTGAGTCCAGGGAGTGATAATTCCCCTAAATTATGGAGTTGTGAGTACAGTCCTGAAAGAGAAAGCCAACAGGGAAATCACAATGGTGTTATTTTCGGGCCAAATGTAAATTTGCCTAATGAACTGCATAACCCCATTTTGCCTCTACCAAGTGTGCTGCAAAGGTCACAACAATATCAGCAACCTTCTTGTTCTTCATCAATGGTAAGCAAGCTTATTGATCATTTTCTTTAATGTATATATAGATCATCATTGTCTTAGCGCGTTTAAAAattttgtttgatgtatttgaaatGCTGATTAGAATTACTTTGTGGAAACTGCAGGTGAATATCTCATCAGGGAtttcatcatcatcgtcatctgTGTTAAATTATCAGATGGAGCCCCCTTCAAACCAAAATTATTATTGCTGTAATTATTTACCTCTGTGGCCTGAAGAAGTGAAGGTAATTCTTTTATTGTGTCAGTTGGTTGCTAAAGTAAATAGACTTGACAATTGACATTCACTTTGTTGCTAAAGTAAATAGACATGACATTCTGGCTTTTGTTGCCTCAAAAGCCAGAATAATAAAATGCTGTAATATCCATGCCAGAAGATACCCTCACTAGCCGAGGGTCTACCgcaaacaacctctctatctttaAGGTAGGGGTAAGCTGCATACACATTACCTTCCCCATAGCCCACATATGGGATTACACTGGATTTCTTGTTGTTGTAGAAGATATGCTCACTCAACCCAGTGTTACACTTAGTATGGATCAACTTTTGTCCCTTTATCGCTCAAATGTTTTCTATGTGCTTGCATCTAAACAAGCTATCCAAGAATAATGATTCAAACACCAAAAAACATATGTTACAATTACTGAATTACTGATTGCAAAGGGGATGTTGGAGAGGTTGAGTAtggtattttattttttcctgatGAGAAGATTTTCTTGCTAGATAAGAACTTATGTCGTGGACGATATGTCCATAAACTTAGATTGGTGAGATAAAATGTCCTCCAACCATTACTTCAGGGGGGACAAAGTGGAGCTCACATCTAAAGATACAACACTAAATTTCTAGATGGTTTATCCTTAAGTATTTTGATTGATGGctacattttttattattaatgatGTCATGTAGATGGTTGGCATGAAAAGGCCATATCCCTTCTCTCCAGAGTATCCACCAGTCCCTTCATTTCATTGCAAGTTTCCGCCGGGCTATGTTAGCCTTGCATCCAGATCGCCTGAATCAGCTTCCTGCAGCAATGAATGCACAGCCAGTTTAGAATCAGGCAATCGACTTAAAAGGTTTGATATCTCCTGTGATTGTTGCATAATCTTAGTGTTTCAAATACCTACTAAGAGTCTTTTTTGGCACTTCTATCCAGAGAAGTTCCTTCAGGATCACGATCTATATCCGAGTCCAAACCAAGGAATGTCTTCGGACAAAATAGAGCTCTTAATGGAGATTTTCTCACGTTGGCTCCTCCTTCAACTGCTTCACCATATCAGAGTCAAGAGACACTTACATTGGAATCCACAAACTGTCAGGTCAGCGACAAGAGGTCTAATTATGTATGTTCTGATACCTGTACTTATTGGTTTCTTAAATTTGGTCTAAGGATCTTCTGCCTTTGATAAATCCACAGGGAGTGGCTGAAGAGCCCACGACATGTTCAGGTTTAAACAGATCAGTTCAACAACCCATATTCGGATTCTTCCCATCTGCAAAGGTACAACTCGGCCAAGAAGGAACGAACAAAAGCAACTGCCACGCTGAAGTAGCAGAAACTGTTGATCTCAATCTGAAGCTATAGAAATTTGGTAAATTTATCCGTGGTTCTTTTGCCTGGAGAATGGTTTTTTAACATCTGTTTGAGAAATGGCTCCTTCAAGTCTTAAGGTGCTTGCAGCACTTCTATTCCTCTGTGCGGTAGAATAACATTCTTTCTGATGAATGTCTTCACCGTTTGTTGGGTTAATTTGTAGTTAAACTGCATATACAAGCTTGAGCATGAAAAAAATATGCCATGATCTTGGCCGCATACGCATGATAATATGAAAAGTCATATAGGAGAGGTGTGGATTAGCCTCTCGGTCTATGACACGATGAGAAGTgagattttgaagagatttttcAAGTGGGACGCGTGGACTTAGTCTTTCTGGTACAATTGATTTGTATGTCTCAACTTTGGTAAACTGTTAGTATGTTATGCATGACGCGTTGATTCATTTGGCTATTAAGTTTTACTTATCTCAAGTCACACAAGGCAAGTGAAATGTGTAGGATTCCAGAATAATACTTTTTCAAAATAGCAGTTCAATAATGTCTTGCACTTGCTGGGTCTAGGAACACTGGTTTTTTTATCCCTAGGATTAGATAATGGCGTATACAGTATTTTAAGCGATTATGTCAGGTAAGTGTTACTACTCAGCCGGCTTAAGTTTTGGTCTAAGAACTAGCTAAAACCTTGCTTTCTGTCTCAAATTAgtatttactttatattttgaagAAGTGTTGGTCTATTATATGTAGGCATATAGTTAGTGTTTATCCGTAAaatagtacaattgaatttgtaatgtggtttatagacaagtaaatcgatttgatccaaaaaaGATATAGAAATAGAACAAAAATAGGATTAGCGATTGAGATCAAAAGGAAGATAGCAAGCTTGATTCTAAGCTTGGTCTTTCTTAGAGCAAGAAAATAACAATgataaaataatgataaaaatgcTTTTGATTGAGCTTGAAATAGTATATTATAGCTTTTTTCTGCAAAATCTGTCGCCCCCTTACAAAACTTGCCAATATGGTATTTATAGCTATTCCTAAGGAGACAAGATCTTCAGATCAAGCTCTTCTTGAATGTGAATAAAAGTGTCATTGATGGGTGCATAACAACTGGCTTTGAATGCAAATATATTTTCTGTAATGGATGCTCATTTAATGCTATCCGATGTAAAGCCTTCGAATCTTTGCCATCTGTTATGCATCCTTCGAGATTCACTCTGTATCGGTTATGTACATCATAACTGATGTCAATTATTTACCGATTTAAATCTATGTATTCTCGGTTCCACGTGTCACCTCGCTATTCAACCACCTGTAACCAACCAATTTCACCCCATACAGATAGCCTCCTACTTTCCGGTGACGCAACTCAGTATTATCGGGAAGTAGATGAATATTCCTTTCTTAGCGGGAAAGTTCGTGAACGGTCTCCGACATTTGAAGAGATGCACGTCTCTtcgcatttaataccccgaacacATATTGCCCCGTAATTCAGCAAGTATTTCCGTCGGGTTTCGAGGTAATAATGACCACGATTTTTGCCGTCTATATCTTCTCCACTACTCATCATTTTTACTTACTCTCACAATTCTTCTCGTTCTTTGAACATTCTTAGAGCCTTATTTACAGCATTCAACTTTCTCAGTAAGAACATCTTTGCCAACCTTTTACCACTATGTTGTCTTCTTCTTATACTGCTTCATTCAGAAACACTTGTCTTctctgtcacgcctcctttttcctacacccgaaagggtataagggagttttttcaatttaagtgacaattgaaacgggattatttattaaatcagagtcgccacttgtgataatttatggtgtcccaagtcaccgatttaaaatccagaatcgaggaaagattgactctgttttatagtccgcgaacgcAGAAATCcgtgtaaggaattctgttaacccgggagaaggtgttaggcattcccgggttccgtggttttagcatggtcgctcaactattaacattggcctaattatttgattaattacacattttaaacctacgtgcattttttacttttttgccgcttttatttattaaaagagttatttcaaggttatttaaaacacgtcgcaaaccacgctacatgaaatgcacccgtgattcacgacacgttctatttaaccatGTCGGAAATTAgaaccgggtcacatgaaatgtacacccggattTTAGTAATAGCCGTGATAATTATATAATCAACGCGCCTAAAGTAAACTACGAAGTTCATTTCTTTTATATCTAGGTTATAAAATTA
Above is a window of Nicotiana tabacum cultivar K326 chromosome 8, ASM71507v2, whole genome shotgun sequence DNA encoding:
- the LOC107776631 gene encoding uncharacterized protein LOC107776631 codes for the protein MMHRTIMAIEEHTHRYSNSSGGGGGGGGVSSRASKKLKQKKVPQRGLGVAQLERMLEEQHKKDSILTPNLVHSTNTMSKNLAVECPTFRPTINPSSIPLPPPLKMDLRTSKSCVFRPNPSGPVIDGFRPKTLQSSKPLNRSGCELSWSSVLSPGSDNSPKLWSCEYSPERESQQGNHNGVIFGPNVNLPNELHNPILPLPSVLQRSQQYQQPSCSSSMVNISSGISSSSSSVLNYQMEPPSNQNYYCCNYLPLWPEEVKMVGMKRPYPFSPEYPPVPSFHCKFPPGYVSLASRSPESASCSNECTASLESGNRLKREVPSGSRSISESKPRNVFGQNRALNGDFLTLAPPSTASPYQSQETLTLESTNCQGVAEEPTTCSGLNRSVQQPIFGFFPSAKVQLGQEGTNKSNCHAEVAETVDLNLKL